AAAAGAGCTGCCGCGAGGCCGCTCTGGCATTCGTCCGCGCTTACTACTATGACTTTGACAGCATGAGCTTCCAGTACAGGGACGTGCCCGGCGTGTGGAAGGGAGACCGCTGGCAGTACACCTTTACCCAGATCATCAGAGAGACCAAGCGCACCGGCAACACCATCACCATAGCCGTGAATCCGGACTACTATGACGCCGACAACGACATGCATTATCCCGAGGTAGTGTATTACAGCTCGGTAAAGAAGATCTGGACCAACTGATTTGTACAGATATATAATCACTCTGCTTTCCAAGGACAAGCCCGGCATCATCGCCGACATCTCGTCTGCGGTGGCGGCTCTGGACGGCAATATCAACGAGGTCAGCCAGACAGTGGTAAAGGGCTACTTTACCATCATAGTGTTTGCCTCGTTTCCCCGCAGCGTGGCTGACGGGGAACTGTCCGAGGCCATATGCGGCAGGAGGCCCGAGGAAAGCGGAGATTATCATATCAACATGGTGCCCTACGAAGAGCTCAGGGGCGGCGATGGCGCAAAAAAGGAGAAGTATATCCTCACCATCAAATGCACCGAGCAGTCGGGCATCATCAGCGAGATCACCTCGTATCTCTACGGGCGCCGCATCAATATAGAGGACTTCTATGCCTACATTGCCCATGGGACGCCCTATATGCTGGC
Above is a window of Abditibacteriota bacterium DNA encoding:
- a CDS encoding ACT domain-containing protein, whose protein sequence is MYRYIITLLSKDKPGIIADISSAVAALDGNINEVSQTVVKGYFTIIVFASFPRSVADGELSEAICGRRPEESGDYHINMVPYEELRGGDGAKKEKYILTIKCTEQSGIISEITSYLYGRRINIEDFYAYIAHGTPYMLAQIAVPDDGVADEIRDALEQIGKKWHLTVTLSHENIYIATSTVCPTIKLV